The following coding sequences are from one Shewanella putrefaciens window:
- a CDS encoding sensor domain-containing phosphodiesterase, whose amino-acid sequence MKRRQHQHLLESLVHSTAKQQGDFAKTAELATELLCQNLTVSSVSVWTFSPDQQSQSLVAQFGAMMLQDIHRPKLLQACPRYLYELKTRRHIDAGNTLIDPRLSELSQVYFNPRQVFSCLDVGIRINGHLEGVLCIERTQVTPHWHDSEIHLACQMADQLALTLATKHAYDKEERLSLFRSATEQSQQMSMLINLHTEKVEYVNQAHGEITGLTREQSIGSHLRELTFFKQHPQLAEETLAQIFRGEQAKGEVQFRRADGSYYWLKYVVSQFITERGNHYALVSGEESTDEHNYKIELERLAWRCSLTGLHNRSHFNRVLERTSKGLLLLVDLVGFKRFNDTYGHEHGDSLLIEIARRLKHFSEINKATEIARVGSDEFVVLLTDDNAVYDLDYFSTRLYQHLSAPMLIGREQIEPKPALAVVDIASVANLFAPLTCADIAVQYAKKKKGTSIQVFNSTLLSAFKEDAQIERDLHSAIRGRQFELYYQPLRDLGLQTYIGAEALIRWHHPKKGVLYPGAFIDIAEQSGMINAIGSWVLEAACRQLNLWQHHNADLTMHVNVSARQFFSGNLYEQVWQLLTRYRLKPKTLILEITETELMGDIRHATLLCQELAELGVGLAIDDFGTGYSSMRYLKQFPISKLKIDRSFISDLTISRESREIVSAIIAMANALNISLTAEGVETIEQEAFLAKSCCHQAQGYLYSPALREPEFAQFLLSANRSSVLTH is encoded by the coding sequence GTGAAGCGACGTCAGCATCAACATTTATTAGAGTCTTTAGTGCATTCAACTGCAAAACAGCAGGGGGATTTTGCTAAGACCGCAGAATTAGCGACAGAGTTATTGTGTCAGAATTTAACGGTTTCTTCAGTTTCTGTATGGACGTTCTCTCCAGATCAACAAAGTCAATCTCTCGTAGCACAATTTGGCGCTATGATGTTGCAAGATATCCATAGACCTAAATTATTGCAGGCGTGCCCTCGTTATTTATATGAACTTAAAACCCGTCGTCATATTGATGCGGGTAACACGTTGATCGATCCGCGTCTGAGTGAACTATCCCAAGTGTATTTTAATCCTCGGCAAGTATTTTCCTGCCTTGATGTGGGAATTCGCATTAATGGACATCTTGAAGGTGTTCTCTGTATTGAACGAACCCAAGTTACACCCCATTGGCATGACAGTGAGATACATTTGGCTTGTCAGATGGCCGATCAACTTGCATTAACCCTTGCCACAAAACACGCTTATGATAAAGAAGAGCGGCTAAGCCTATTTCGCAGTGCAACAGAACAATCCCAACAAATGAGTATGTTGATCAATTTGCATACTGAAAAAGTGGAATATGTGAATCAAGCACATGGTGAGATCACTGGGCTAACGCGTGAGCAAAGCATTGGTAGTCATTTGCGAGAGTTAACCTTCTTTAAGCAACATCCCCAACTCGCAGAGGAAACGCTCGCACAAATCTTTAGGGGAGAGCAGGCAAAAGGTGAAGTACAATTTCGCCGTGCAGATGGCAGTTATTATTGGCTTAAGTATGTGGTTAGCCAATTTATTACTGAACGAGGAAATCACTACGCCTTAGTGTCCGGAGAAGAAAGCACGGATGAGCATAATTACAAAATAGAACTAGAGCGGCTTGCTTGGCGTTGTAGTTTAACGGGATTACATAACCGCAGTCATTTTAACCGAGTGCTAGAGCGAACCAGTAAAGGGCTGCTCTTATTAGTTGATCTTGTCGGCTTTAAACGTTTTAACGATACCTATGGCCATGAACATGGTGATAGTTTATTAATCGAAATTGCGCGCCGTTTGAAACATTTCTCTGAGATCAATAAAGCCACGGAAATTGCCCGTGTAGGGAGTGATGAGTTTGTGGTGCTGTTGACGGATGATAATGCCGTCTATGATCTTGATTATTTCAGTACCCGTTTATATCAACATCTATCAGCGCCAATGTTAATCGGTCGAGAGCAAATAGAACCTAAACCTGCTTTAGCGGTGGTGGATATTGCCTCCGTTGCCAATTTATTTGCGCCACTTACCTGTGCTGATATTGCAGTGCAATACGCTAAGAAGAAAAAAGGTACTTCGATTCAAGTGTTTAATAGCACTTTGCTCAGCGCTTTTAAGGAAGATGCACAGATAGAGCGTGATTTACACAGTGCCATTCGTGGACGTCAATTTGAACTTTATTACCAACCGCTTAGGGATCTTGGATTACAAACCTATATCGGTGCCGAAGCGTTGATCCGTTGGCATCACCCCAAAAAAGGGGTTCTATATCCCGGTGCTTTTATTGATATTGCTGAGCAGTCAGGAATGATCAATGCGATTGGTAGTTGGGTACTGGAGGCCGCTTGTCGGCAACTCAATCTTTGGCAGCATCATAATGCCGATCTGACTATGCATGTAAACGTCTCTGCACGGCAGTTCTTTAGCGGTAATTTATACGAACAAGTATGGCAATTACTTACCCGTTATCGTTTAAAGCCTAAAACCTTAATCTTAGAAATTACTGAAACAGAGCTGATGGGGGATATCCGTCATGCCACGTTATTATGTCAAGAGTTAGCTGAATTAGGTGTTGGACTTGCTATTGATGATTTTGGGACGGGTTATAGCTCGATGCGTTACTTAAAGCAATTCCCCATTAGTAAGTTGAAAATTGACCGTTCCTTTATTTCCGATCTCACCATTAGCCGTGAAAGTCGTGAAATTGTTTCGGCGATTATAGCTATGGCGAATGCGTTGAATATTTCTTTAACGGCAGAAGGGGTCGAAACCATTGAACAAGAGGCCTTTTTGGCAAAAAGTTGCTGCCATCAGGCTCAGGGATATTTATACAGTCCTGCACTGAGAGAACCTGAATTTGCTCAATTTTTACTTTCAGCAAATCGTTCTTCTGTACTGACACATTGA
- a CDS encoding YchJ family protein, producing MSPEYICPCGTGKYYRDCCEPLHLDSTFAHRAEQLMRSRYSAFALKKFDYIIKTQHPDFLGDLTLANLNLGPHPHWLGLDLIASEEFVNSTALKQGTVTFKAWYKLEGEIDAIYEHSEFIYQDNRWYYTKGKQMTAKLPSRNAPCICHSGKKFKQCCLNSL from the coding sequence ATGAGCCCAGAATATATCTGCCCATGTGGTACGGGGAAATACTATCGAGACTGCTGCGAGCCACTGCACCTTGATAGCACTTTCGCCCATAGAGCGGAGCAACTCATGCGCTCTCGCTACAGCGCTTTTGCCTTGAAAAAATTTGATTACATAATCAAAACCCAGCACCCTGACTTTCTTGGAGACCTTACCTTAGCCAACCTTAATCTAGGCCCTCACCCACACTGGCTTGGGCTAGATCTGATAGCGAGCGAAGAATTTGTCAATTCAACTGCACTAAAACAAGGTACAGTCACCTTCAAGGCTTGGTATAAACTTGAAGGTGAAATCGATGCAATCTATGAACATTCAGAATTTATTTATCAGGATAACCGTTGGTATTATACCAAAGGTAAACAAATGACGGCCAAACTACCGAGTAGAAATGCTCCTTGTATTTGCCATAGTGGTAAAAAATTCAAGCAATGCTGTTTGAATTCCCTCTAA
- a CDS encoding YybH family protein, protein MRFLLLALICLLSPLSLANPNKNQSFESVDRLINANYPQFIQAFTALDAEITRGIYAEDTSYLSESQSKEIYYGRENIVGIYQKFFDKIRAKKAHIDVDFRILNRKIVGNSAIDTGYYLVRFYPAEETGEPVSEFAGKFAIGTQKVAKDLWQITLDTNNRAEPSFYHNAKPVPNLYYGRQFPPLPANNKKVPKS, encoded by the coding sequence ATGAGATTTTTGCTGCTAGCCCTGATATGCCTATTGTCGCCCCTAAGTTTGGCTAATCCAAATAAAAACCAATCGTTTGAATCTGTAGATCGATTAATTAACGCCAATTATCCGCAATTTATCCAAGCATTTACCGCATTAGACGCCGAAATTACCCGTGGGATTTATGCTGAAGATACGAGCTATCTTTCTGAAAGCCAAAGTAAAGAAATCTATTATGGCCGAGAAAATATTGTGGGTATTTATCAGAAGTTTTTCGATAAAATCAGGGCTAAAAAAGCACATATCGATGTCGATTTTCGTATTTTAAATCGCAAAATCGTGGGTAATAGCGCCATAGATACTGGCTATTATCTAGTGCGGTTTTACCCCGCAGAGGAAACAGGTGAACCTGTGAGTGAATTTGCAGGCAAGTTTGCAATTGGTACTCAAAAAGTGGCAAAAGATCTTTGGCAAATAACGCTAGATACTAATAATCGTGCAGAACCGAGTTTCTATCACAATGCCAAACCGGTGCCGAATTTATACTATGGTCGGCAATTTCCACCTTTGCCTGCTAACAACAAAAAAGTACCCAAGTCTTAA